CGAGTTTCCCACTTACCCGATAGATCAGTTCGTACTGCTCCCGCGTCCTGACGGCACTGGCACGTCCCCGCCGAACGTAATACACAACCAGCGGAATGTCCACCGTTCGTGGAGGAATCTCGACCGCTCGCAGCGCTACGTCGCATGCAACTATCGTCCCCGTTCGTCCAGTTCCCGGTGAACAATGGACCGTGATGGGTCTGTTTGCAGTGCACAATAGAACAGATTTTCGTTATCTCATGTAGTGctgtactgccgttatacgcataactgtcccatgtatatagggaatcccagcaaacatgggacaaatatgcgtatgacggcagtgtaGGAATCCGCAGTTACAACTTACCCCTGGGTTCGCTGCAGCGATTTGTGTTTGTCCATGGTTCCTCCATTGCTTATCAAGCTCGGAGGAGGAACACCGTCCGAATTGGCCTTACCTATCGTGTTGTTATTGTTATTGGAACTATCTACATTGTTGCTACCTATCGCTACACTATTCGATTCGGTGGTTTCGATCGACGTGGGCTCTTCCGCAATACTGGTTATACCACCGCTGATGCCATTGCTGGTGATTACAGTGCCGTTCGCGGTGGTGCTGTTGCTTTGATTGTTGTTGTTGGGTGCCTCAGCCAGCTCACCCGGAGCCAACCGTGAGTAGCTACGGGCTTCCAGGAGCATAGCAATGATCGAGGACTCGTCGATGGGCACTCCAGTGTCGGGCCACTGATACCAGAAGTGCATGATCTCACGCCACGTGTTTGTCTGCGTGTTGCGCAGATGCACTGTTGAGATGGTGTACTTCTCTTTGTTCTCGCGGTTCTTGAGTGTTAGCTGTTAGAGATTGAGATACATTTCATAGATAATTGTTTGTCATGTTAACAAATTATTACAATCACCTGGAAATCACCGAACGTTCGGTTGTTGTCCAAAACGACCGATGGCGGTAAATATTCGGCACACTTTTCGACACCGTTCTCGCTCAGGTCGGTGGCCATGATGATCACCTTGGAATTCTGTTCCCAGATCATGCGCCAGAAATCGTTGATCGTGTTCTCCATGGGTGCTTGGCAGGCTATGTAGTAGTTGGTGTTATCCTTCGGACCCTAAAACATGATCGAATGCGGAAATACGAACTAAGTTGCAACGAAAACTTATAAACGTGCTCACCTTGACAAAGTTTGCGTTGATGTATTCAGTCTTTTCATCATCGTTGAGTCGTTTCAAATGAACTCTTGTCTCCGGGAGCGGCACAACGTTCGCATATCTGAAAGTGATATTGAACAATCGatattggtgagaatgtttcaAGGTACGATCGCTCTTACCGATTTTTCTCTTCACATCCCTCGGGAACCTCATCAGCCCTTGCCGTCACGTTCGGAATCTCCTTAAACTCGTCGTAGATGGCCGTTTTGTTCTGTATGATGTTTGCCAGCTCTGCCACCGTCAGCGGATTCGTCTTCAGCCCTGGATCCTCGAAAGCCGAGTTTCCGTAAGACCGCTTTGACATCCGCATCGTGTTGCCCTTGCGACGGACGCTGTTGTACACCGAAACGTTGTCCAGACTGTAGGCATCCAGCCCGACCGGGCGGCATCGTTGCCCATAGGAGACCTGTGCCTGTCGCTTGCGGAAGATCAACTGCAATTGCGGATAGTACAACTGATCAACGAAAGATTGCTCTGCTCGGTCCCAGGGGCGAGAGCGGACCAAACCGGCTATTTACACTATGTGCACGCATTCATACAAAGTCATAGAGAATATATAAAGGGGTAGAGAAGTTCGAGGAAAAGAAACTCTGGACAGGGTTGTCTTCCTGATTGGCGGATAGAGTCGGCATTGGAGATCGATAATGAGCAATTCCGTGTTCTTGATGTTTTCCTGGGATAAGAACTATTCGCTTccaatttattcatttttcaggtttattttttaccgaaatgttcattttaaaggaaaaaattTAGTTCAAATGTGAAACGAAAGAACAAAATACTGAATTGTTCGTTAATTTATCTCCACTATGCCTTCACCACCCGGATATGTACTTCTAAATTATGTCACAGTCGTTAGTGctacttttgaattattttggTCTTACGACTCCTTACACCGCAAACATGGATCAAAGAGAGATTTAAAAGAAATATCATTCATACTTTCTGTATAGAATAGTCGTTAGTTGTCCTTTTagttagtttcgtcactcggcGATTTGTTAAGTCCCATAACGTCCTGTACAAGCAACAACAATAGCAACCGTGCCGCACTCCCGTACTCCGTATACTCACAAACGCCGCAACCAACAGTAGCACAACGATCACGCTGACCAGACTGGCCACGACGGCAATGACCACGCCGCCATTGCCTTCCTCTGCTTCCTGCTCCGGAGGGGACTGTGAGGCCAGTGAAGAGTCTCGGTCCAGTGGAGCTCGGGACGACGAGCCGGTGGCACTGCTGTTCAGATCGACGTAGTCTTCCTCGGTGACTGATTCCTCTTCGGACAGTTCGGCGGTGGTTGTCATCAGGCGCTCGATCGACTGACGAGTGCTGGTAGCTGGATCCGATTCCGACGAGACAGATGATTCCGTTGACGGAAATGGTGGAGGCGTTGTCTCCGAAACGGTGTCGTAGACATTTTTGTCATCCACGAGAACTGGATGGTTGGGGATGGTAGGTTCCTCGGCGGATTCTGTGGAGAAGTCTACCTTGTCGGTGGTTGCAATAGATGGGCGGTATGAGATTGGCTGCAAAGTGGACTGCTGTGTTAGGAAAGGGTCGTTGTGAATAGACAGTGTGGTAGGTGCTGAGGTGGTTGTGGTTCTAGTCCTGGACGATAATTCTTCATTGGTTTGGTTGATAGCGTTAGCGTCAACTTCGGATGAAATCTGTTCATCTGAACTTCTGGGCAAGGAATTGATTTGTGTATCATTTTCTTCACTCGTCGGTGGGCTCAAGCTGCTAGTGGAAGTGGATGTAGTCGTAGTTGTCACCAGTGGGGTAGTTTCTTCGAAGAATTTGACCGAATTGGTAGTGATCGGTTCTTGAGTTGTGGTGATTATGAACGGTCGTCGAGTCGGGCGCATTGATTCGAATGTCGTAGGTAGGATTGCCTCCGTTGTAAGCTCAGTCTTTTTCATAATTGGAGATGCGGGTGAGTAAGTAGTTACTGGCATGTCGTCTACGGTGGTGCTAGATTCATATTTTCCCGTAGTGGTAGTTCTTTCAGGGAGAGCAAAGCTCTCGTTCTCGTCGACATTTTCGCTGACCTCGTAACCACGAGTTGGGCGTATGGTGGTCACAGTATGATCATTTTTGCTCATGAAAGGGGTAGTTGTTTCCTGAATAAAGTTGGTCAGTTCTGGTCGTTTTGTCGTCTGTGTAGGGACTTTGCTGCGATCTTCAAATTTGAAATCCTCCAAATCATCATCTTCTGCCTCAGTAGTTGAGGTTGGCCTCACTACCAACTTGGCATTAGGCATTATAGTGGTAGTTTCTCTAGAGGGTTCGGGAATCAATTCCGTCACAACAGAAGTAATTCTGTTTTCCTCACTAAGAGCGTCAATGCTTGGTGGAGTTTTATTGGCATACTTTCGACGGTCCTTTATTTCATTCTTTAACTCAATTTCAGGCTCTG
The nucleotide sequence above comes from Armigeres subalbatus isolate Guangzhou_Male chromosome 3, GZ_Asu_2, whole genome shotgun sequence. Encoded proteins:
- the LOC134225378 gene encoding mucin-2-like isoform X2 — protein: MRRNVQNGVVPFRLRPCRSDRGNPNRTLASTVVGLLTVGLLLVTTTYPVQGGIIVKRQAEDPTTTSNPIEDSDLFTPDPTTRSVEFESNEASTPHAIEFGYDIEKNASSELGTVAELNQAAVETTEPTEIAPASMTVAPSIAAPKAPPTRPDAPTTVVAPTRGASPSSTEPAGQTLARHSWVAQAAATEISAEEVEKDDSREVTTEEPLSETTTVASATEEFEVLDSRPVVEEQKDDTSKLRFELDRYTSPSNFSQGGISLDETRIEREQFFDAKSAATTESPDSYEATTLPDSFSSSEEGAESATESNELVVVPAALAERNHTIESNRTVFAEKLEVEHNDYELVSNEVRVQNQTGSTGKGKKGKFLDQFGATEDNNINGAAWALAGMRIVDRASSKAGQISAESVDVIRDENENTVANNTLKQLMDWAMIMQDADFANSSFVKPTVPEPEIELKNEIKDRRKYANKTPPSIDALSEENRITSVVTELIPEPSRETTTIMPNAKLVVRPTSTTEAEDDDLEDFKFEDRSKVPTQTTKRPELTNFIQETTTPFMSKNDHTVTTIRPTRGYEVSENVDENESFALPERTTTTGKYESSTTVDDMPVTTYSPASPIMKKTELTTEAILPTTFESMRPTRRPFIITTTQEPITTNSVKFFEETTPLVTTTTTSTSTSSLSPPTSEENDTQINSLPRSSDEQISSEVDANAINQTNEELSSRTRTTTTSAPTTLSIHNDPFLTQQSTLQPISYRPSIATTDKVDFSTESAEEPTIPNHPVLVDDKNVYDTVSETTPPPFPSTESSVSSESDPATSTRQSIERLMTTTAELSEEESVTEEDYVDLNSSATGSSSRAPLDRDSSLASQSPPEQEAEEGNGGVVIAVVASLVSVIVVLLLVAAFLIFRKRQAQVSYGQRCRPVGLDAYSLDNVSVYNSVRRKGNTMRMSKRSYGNSAFEDPGLKTNPLTVAELANIIQNKTAIYDEFKEIPNVTARADEVPEGCEEKNRYANVVPLPETRVHLKRLNDDEKTEYINANFVKGPKDNTNYYIACQAPMENTINDFWRMIWEQNSKVIIMATDLSENGVEKCAEYLPPSVVLDNNRTFGDFQLTLKNRENKEKYTISTVHLRNTQTNTWREIMHFWYQWPDTGVPIDESSIIAMLLEARSYSRLAPGELAEAPNNNNQSNSTTANGTVITSNGISGGITSIAEEPTSIETTESNSVAIGSNNVDSSNNNNNTIGKANSDGVPPPSLISNGGTMDKHKSLQRTQGPITVHCSPGTGRTGTIVACDVALRAVEIPPRTVDIPLVVYYVRRGRASAVRTREQYELIYRVANVYATKLTGPTIET
- the LOC134225378 gene encoding mucin-2-like isoform X1, which encodes MRRNVQNGVVPFRLRPCRSDRGNPNRTLASTVVGLLTVGLLLVTTTYPVQGGIIVKRQAEDPTTTSNPIEDSDLFTPDPTTRSVEFESNEASTPHAIEFGYDIEKNASSELGTVAELNQAAVETTEPTEIAPASMTVAPSIAAPKAPPTRPDAPTTVVAPTRGASPSSTEPAGQTLARHSWVAQAAATEISAEEVEKDDSREVTTEEPLSETTTVASATEEFEVLDSRPVVEEQKDDTSKLRFELDRYTSPSNFSQGGISLDETRIEREQFFDAKSAATTESPDSYEATTLPDSFSSSEEGAESATESNELVVVPAALAERNHTIESNRTVFAEKLEVEHNDYELVSNEVRVQNQTGSTGKGKKGKFLDQFGATEDNNINGAAWALAGMRIVDRASSKAGQISAESVDVIRDENENTVANNTLKQLMDWAMIMQDADFANSSFVKPTVPEPEIELKNEIKDRRKYANKTPPSIDALSEENRITSVVTELIPEPSRETTTIMPNAKLVVRPTSTTEAEDDDLEDFKFEDRSKVPTQTTKRPELTNFIQETTTPFMSKNDHTVTTIRPTRGYEVSENVDENESFALPERTTTTGKYESSTTVDDMPVTTYSPASPIMKKTELTTEAILPTTFESMRPTRRPFIITTTQEPITTNSVKFFEETTPLVTTTTTSTSTSSLSPPTSEENDTQINSLPRSSDEQISSEVDANAINQTNEELSSRTRTTTTSAPTTLSIHNDPFLTQQSTLQPISYRPSIATTDKVDFSTESAEEPTIPNHPVLVDDKNVYDTVSETTPPPFPSTESSVSSESDPATSTRQSIERLMTTTAELSEEESVTEEDYVDLNSSATGSSSRAPLDRDSSLASQSPPEQEAEEGNGGVVIAVVASLVSVIVVLLLVAAFLYYPQLQLIFRKRQAQVSYGQRCRPVGLDAYSLDNVSVYNSVRRKGNTMRMSKRSYGNSAFEDPGLKTNPLTVAELANIIQNKTAIYDEFKEIPNVTARADEVPEGCEEKNRYANVVPLPETRVHLKRLNDDEKTEYINANFVKGPKDNTNYYIACQAPMENTINDFWRMIWEQNSKVIIMATDLSENGVEKCAEYLPPSVVLDNNRTFGDFQLTLKNRENKEKYTISTVHLRNTQTNTWREIMHFWYQWPDTGVPIDESSIIAMLLEARSYSRLAPGELAEAPNNNNQSNSTTANGTVITSNGISGGITSIAEEPTSIETTESNSVAIGSNNVDSSNNNNNTIGKANSDGVPPPSLISNGGTMDKHKSLQRTQGPITVHCSPGTGRTGTIVACDVALRAVEIPPRTVDIPLVVYYVRRGRASAVRTREQYELIYRVANVYATKLTGPTIET